From the Primulina tabacum isolate GXHZ01 chromosome 15, ASM2559414v2, whole genome shotgun sequence genome, one window contains:
- the LOC142526571 gene encoding aspartate--tRNA ligase 2, cytoplasmic-like, translating into MSSQEPSPVISEESSEKKLSKKEASKLERQRKRQEASAASAISAVTIEADDPLAANYGEIALKDLQSKEISGKKWTELKNLTDLLKDQVVLIRGRAQTIRAVGKKMAFIVVRESGFTVQCVLNVSPGAVSPQMVKFATGLSRESIVDIEGVVSVPAQSITGATQQVEIQVKKLYCVNKAVPTLPINIEDAARSEVDIEKALQAGEQLVRVNQDTRLNFRVLDIRTPANQGIFRVQCQVENIFRQFLLSEGFVGIHTPKLIAGSSEGGSAVFRLDYKGTPACLAQSPQLHKQMSICGDFGRVFEIGPVFRAEDSFTHRHLCEFTGLDVEMEIKEHYSEVMDIVDRLFVSMFDCLNESCSKELEAINKQYPFEKLKYLRNTLRLTFEEGIQMLKEAGVEIDPLGDLNTESERKLGQLVLEKYGTEFYILHRYPLAVRPFYTMPCYDNPSYSNSFDVFIRGEEIISGAQRVHVPEYLFERAQACGIDVKTISTYIDSFRYGAPPHGGFGVGLERVVMLFCALNNIRKTSLFPRDPQRIAP; encoded by the exons ATGTCTTCCCAAGAACCATCACCAGTGATCAGCGAGGAAAGTTCCGAGAAGAAACTGTCCAAGAAAGAGGCCTCCAAGCTCGAAAGGCAGCGTAAACGTCAAGAAGCCTCCGCCGCCTCCGCCATTTCCGCCGTGACAATCGAAGCGGACGACCCGTTGGCTGCAAACTACGGAGAAATCGCGTTGAAGGACCTGCAATCGAAGGAAATTTCTGGGAAGAAATGGACGGAATTGAAGAACTTGACAGATTTGTTGAAGGACCAGGTGGTTTTGATACGTGGCCGTGCACAGACAATCCGGGCTGTAGGGAAGAAAATGGCATTTATTGTGGTGAGGGAGAGTGGATTTACGGTTCAATGCGTCCTGAATGTTAGCCCTGGTGCGGTGAGCCCGCAGATGGTGAAGTTTGCGACTGGTTTGAGCCGAGAGTCGATAGTGGATATTGAAGGTGTTGTATCTGTTCCCGCCCAGTCAATCACTGGTGCCACTCAGCAG GTGGAAATTCAAGTGAAGAAGCTTTATTGCGTGAACAAGGCTGTACCCACACTACCTATTAATATTGAGGATGCAGCAAGAAGTGAGGTTGACATAGAAAAGGCTTTGCAG GCAGGTGAACAGCTTGTTCGAGTTAATCAAGATACTCGTTTGAATTTCAGAGTTCTTGACATTCGCACACCGGCAAATCAAGGAATTTTCCGTGTCCAATGTCAAGTTGAAAAT ATATTTAGACAGTTCCTGTTGTCTGAAGGTTTTGTTGGGATCCACACACCAAAGTTGATTGCAGGTTCCAGTGAAGGTGGATCGGCTGTTTTTAGATTGGATTACAAAGGGACACCTGCATGTCTGGCACAGTCACCCCAGCTTCATAAACAAATGTCCATTTGTGGTGATTTTGGCCGAGTATTTGAGATCGGTCCAGTATTCAGAGCAGAGGACTCTTTTACACACAGACATTTGTGTGAATTTACAGGTCTTGATGTCGAAATGGAAATTAAGGAGCACTATTCAGAA GTAATGGATATTGTTGATCGTTTATTTGTGTCGATGTTTGATTGTTTGAATGAGAGTTGTTCAAAGGAGCTTGAAGCCATTAATAAACAATACCCTTTTGAGAAGCTGAAG TACTTGCGAAATACTTTGCGTCTCACCTTTGAAGAGGGGATCCAAATGCTGAAG GAGGCTGGGGTTGAAATTGATCCTCTTGGTGATCTTAACACAGAATCAGAGAGGAAACTTGGCCAGCTTGTTCTGGAGAA GTATGGCACTGAGTTCTACATACTTCACCGTTATCCTCTGGCTGTTCGACCATTCTATACGATGCCATGTTACGATAATCCGAGTTATAGTAACTCATTTGATGTTTTCATTCGAG GAGAAGAAATAATATCAGGAGCTCAGCGTGTCCACGTGCCTGAGTATTTGTTTGAACGTGCACAAGCATGTGGAATTGATGTCAAGACGATATCAACGTATATCGACTCCTTCAG GTATGGAGCACCACCTCATGGTGGATTTGGAGTTGGTTTGGAGCGTGTGGTGATGCTGTTCTGTGCTCTTAACAACATCCGAAAGACGTCGCTTTTCCCTCGCGACCCTCAAAGGATCGCTCCGTGA
- the LOC142526572 gene encoding NAC domain-containing protein 92-like isoform X2, with protein sequence MEGGEAKLDKLPPGFRFHPTDEELITYYLINKISDANFTERAIGDVDLNKCEPWDLPAKAKMGEKEWYFFSLRDRKYPTGVRTNRATNTGYWKTTGKDKEIYNSNTSEQVGMKKTLVFYKGRAPRGEKSNWVMHEYRIHSKSAYRTSKDEWVVCRVFQKSLSGKKYPSNQPRGVNNSFTYNLDQIPAQNPNIHSQIMHPENFQFPSRNYMTPAELQEVLMRAGGGGGSSNNMINNLHMIPPQMNYGGGSGGGCFSISGLNLNLGGVASAEPPMRPMPPGMNNQDLGSSMMNEGYGGDNRFMGMENCGDLENYWSGY encoded by the exons ATGGAAGGTGGAGAAGCTAAACTGGACAAGTTACCACCAGGGTTCAGATTTCATCCTACCGATGAAGAGCTAATTACGTATTATCTGATTAACAAAATTTCGGATGCAAACTTCACGGAAAGAGCTATTGGAGATGTCGATCTTAACAAGTGCGAGCCGTGGGACCTTCCTg CGAAGGCAAAAATGGGAGAAAAAGAGTGGTATTTCTTCAGCCTCAGGGACAGGAAATACCCCACAGGGGTGAGGACGAATCGAGCCACCAACACCGGATATTGGAAAACCACTGGAAAAGACAAAGAAATATACAACAGCAACACCTCAGAACAAGTTGGGATGAAGAAAACATTGGTATTTTACAAAGGAAGAGCTCCCAGAGGAGAAAAATCCAATTGGGTTATGCACGAATATCGCATTCATTCTAAATCTGCCTATAGAACCAGCAAG GATGAATGGGTGGTTTGCAGAGTGTTTCAAAAGAGTTTAAGTGGGAAAAAGTACCCTTCAAACCAGCCAAGAGGGGTCAACAACTCTTTCACTTACAATCTTGATCAAATACCAGCTCAAAATCCCAATATTCACTCACAAATAATGCACCCTGAGAACTTCCAGTTCCCCTCAAGAAATTACATGACTCCTGCAGAACTACAAGAAGTTCTCATGCGGGCCGGCGGGGGTGGTGGATCAAGTAACAACATGATCAACAACTTGCACATGATCCCGCCACAGATGAATTATGGCGGCGGCAGCGGTGGTGGTTGTTTCAGTATATCAGGCCTGAACTTGAATCTTGGCGGAGTGGCCTCGGCAGAGCCACCGATGAGGCCAATGCCGCCGGGGATGAATAATCAGGATTTGGGTTCATCTATGATGAATGAGGGGTATGGTGGAGATAATAGGTTTATGGGTATGGAGAATTGTGGTGATTTAGAGAACTACTGGTCTGGCTACTGA
- the LOC142526572 gene encoding NAC domain-containing protein 92-like isoform X1 produces MEGGEAKLDKLPPGFRFHPTDEELITYYLINKISDANFTERAIGDVDLNKCEPWDLPAKAKMGEKEWYFFSLRDRKYPTGVRTNRATNTGYWKTTGKDKEIYNSNTSEQVGMKKTLVFYKGRAPRGEKSNWVMHEYRIHSKSAYRTSKQDEWVVCRVFQKSLSGKKYPSNQPRGVNNSFTYNLDQIPAQNPNIHSQIMHPENFQFPSRNYMTPAELQEVLMRAGGGGGSSNNMINNLHMIPPQMNYGGGSGGGCFSISGLNLNLGGVASAEPPMRPMPPGMNNQDLGSSMMNEGYGGDNRFMGMENCGDLENYWSGY; encoded by the exons ATGGAAGGTGGAGAAGCTAAACTGGACAAGTTACCACCAGGGTTCAGATTTCATCCTACCGATGAAGAGCTAATTACGTATTATCTGATTAACAAAATTTCGGATGCAAACTTCACGGAAAGAGCTATTGGAGATGTCGATCTTAACAAGTGCGAGCCGTGGGACCTTCCTg CGAAGGCAAAAATGGGAGAAAAAGAGTGGTATTTCTTCAGCCTCAGGGACAGGAAATACCCCACAGGGGTGAGGACGAATCGAGCCACCAACACCGGATATTGGAAAACCACTGGAAAAGACAAAGAAATATACAACAGCAACACCTCAGAACAAGTTGGGATGAAGAAAACATTGGTATTTTACAAAGGAAGAGCTCCCAGAGGAGAAAAATCCAATTGGGTTATGCACGAATATCGCATTCATTCTAAATCTGCCTATAGAACCAGCAAG cAGGATGAATGGGTGGTTTGCAGAGTGTTTCAAAAGAGTTTAAGTGGGAAAAAGTACCCTTCAAACCAGCCAAGAGGGGTCAACAACTCTTTCACTTACAATCTTGATCAAATACCAGCTCAAAATCCCAATATTCACTCACAAATAATGCACCCTGAGAACTTCCAGTTCCCCTCAAGAAATTACATGACTCCTGCAGAACTACAAGAAGTTCTCATGCGGGCCGGCGGGGGTGGTGGATCAAGTAACAACATGATCAACAACTTGCACATGATCCCGCCACAGATGAATTATGGCGGCGGCAGCGGTGGTGGTTGTTTCAGTATATCAGGCCTGAACTTGAATCTTGGCGGAGTGGCCTCGGCAGAGCCACCGATGAGGCCAATGCCGCCGGGGATGAATAATCAGGATTTGGGTTCATCTATGATGAATGAGGGGTATGGTGGAGATAATAGGTTTATGGGTATGGAGAATTGTGGTGATTTAGAGAACTACTGGTCTGGCTACTGA